GCTGGAAGATCAACATCATGACGGCCGAGGAATCGGCCAACAAGGTGGAGCAAGAGTCAGCGGCCATCCGCGCGCTGTTCATGCAAAAACTGGACGTCGACCAGGAAGTGGCCGACATCCTGGTGGAAGAAGGCTTCTCGAGCCTGGAAGAAATCGCGTATGTGCCAATTTCCGAAATGCTGGAAATTGAATCGTTCGACGAAGACACTGTCAACGAACTCCGTACCCGTGCACGCGATGCGCTGGTCACCGAGGCGATTGCTTCCGAAGAAGGCCTCGAAGGCATGGAAGAAGCTCTGGTCAATCTGGAAGGCATGGACCGTACCGTTGCCGGCAAGCTTGGCCTGGCTGGTATCAAGACGGTCGACGCATTCGCGGCACTGGCCTATGACGAGTTTGGCGCCATCCTGGCGCTGCCGTCGGAACGTGCCCGCGACCTGATCAAGAGTGAATTTAATGATGTGACCGACGACGAGATGAAGCTGGTCGATGGCAAGTACGACGACCGGGCGAAAGCACTGCAGGCGAAAGCCTGGAGCCTGGCTGAAACGGCCAAAGCTTGAGCAAATCTTTATCATCTGTCGCGACACATAGAAAAGAGGACTGAATGGCGAGTAACAACGTAGCCCAATTTGCCACCGAGCTGAAGATGCCTGCAGACCTGCTGCTGACGCAGCTGCGCTCGGCCGGCGTCGAAAAAAGTTCGACGTCAGATCCGTTGTCGAAAGATGATAAGGACAAGCTGCTGAACCATCTGCGTCGTACCCACGGCGCAAGCGACACCGGTGAAAAGAAAAAGATCACGGTAACGCGCAAGGAAACCAGCGAAATCAAGCAAGCTGATTCGTCGGGCAAATCGCGCACCATCCAGGTCGAAGTCCGCAAGAAGCGCACCTTCGTGCAGCGCGACGACCTGGTCACGACCAAAGCACCTGAAGAGCCGGTCGTCGACGTTGCTGAACAAGCACGTCGCGAAGAGGAAGCAGCGCGCCAGAACGAAGCGATCGCCCGCCAAGAGGCTGATCTGCGCGAGAAGCAAGAGCGCCTGATCAAACTCGAAGCCGAAGAAAAGGCGCAAGCCCAGGCAGCGCAAGAGCAGGCCAAGCGCGATGCGGCTGAACAAGCCAAGCGCGACGCCGCCGAGAAATCGGCTGCTGCTGCCGTGGCTGCCGGTGCTGCCAAGGAAGCTGCTGCCGGCGCGAAAGAAGCCGCTGCCGGTGCTGCTGCTGACGAGTCGGCCAAGCGCGCCGCTGAAGAAGTCAAGGCCCGCAATGAAGCGGCAAGCAAGGAAGCGGCCGAACGCGTTGCCGCTACCGAGCGCGCCCGCAAGGCCGTGGCTGACGAAGTCGCGCAGATCAAGCTGATGATGAGTCAGCCGCGCCGTGTCATCAAGGCACCTGAGCCAGCACCGAAGCCGGTCGTCGCACCAGCGGCCCCGGCCGGTACGCTGCACAAGCCTGCCGACAAGAAGCCTGGCGAAGTCAAGAAAGACGACGCCAAGAAGCCTGGCGACAAGAAGTCGATCAAGTCGGCCAATGTGTCGTCGACCTGGTCGGACGACGCCAAAAAGCGTGGCGGCCCTAGCGTGAAAACGCGCGGCGGCGCAGGCAGCAGCACCGGTGGCCGTGATGGCTGGCGTGCTGGTGGCGGCCGTGGCGGTCGTCGTGGTCATGATGACCGCGAGACCAACTTCCAGGCGCCAACCGAAGCGATCGTACGCGATGTGCACGTGCCGGAAACCATCACCGTGGCCGAACTGGCCCACAAGATGGCGATCAAGGCATCGGAAGTCATCAAGCAACTGATGAAGCTGGGCCAGATGTGCACGATGAACCAGGTGCTCGATCAGGAGACCGCGATGATCCTGGTGGAAGAGATGGGCCACAAGGCCTTCGCTGCCGCCGAGGATGATCCAGAAGCACTGCTGGCCGACAACGGCGAGCACGCCGAATTCGAATCGACCTCGCGCGCACCGGTCGTCACCGTCATGGGTCACGTCGACCATGGTAAGACGTCGCTGCTGGATTACATCCGTCGCGCCAAAGTGGCCTCGGGCGAAGCCGGTGGTATTACCCAGCACATCGGTGCATACCACGTGGATACCCCACGCGGCATGATCACCTTCCTTGACACCCCGGGTCACGAGGCGTTCACCGCCATGCGTGCCCGTGGTGCCAAGGCGACCGACATCGTCATCCTGGTGGTGGCGGCGGACGACGGCGTGATGCCGCAAACCAAAGAGGCAATTGCTCACGCAAAAGCCGCTGGTGTCCCGCTGGTCGTGGCGATCAACAAGATCGACAAGCCGGGTGCCAACACCGACCGCGTCACGCAAGAGCTGGTCGCTGAAGGCGTCGTGCCTGAAGAATACGGTGGCGAATCGCCATTCGTGCCGGTGTCGGCAAAAATCGGTACCGGTATCGACGATCTGCTGGAGCAAGTGCTGCTGCAGGCCGAAGTGCTGGAACTGAAAGCGCCGACCGAAGCGCCGGCCCGTGGCCTGGTGGTCGAAGCCCGTCTGGACAAGGGCCGCGGCCCGGTGGCAACGATCCTGGTGCAGTCGGGTACCCTGAAGCGCGGCGACGTCGTGCTGGCGGGTTCGTCGTTCGGTCGTGTTCGTGCGATGCTGGACGAAAACGGCAAGGCAGTCACCTCGGCTGGCCCGTCGATTCCGGTCGAAATCCAGGGCCTGACCGAAGTGCCGACCGCCGGCGAAGAAGTCATGGTCATGGCCGACGAGCGCAAGGCGCGTGAAATCGCCCTGTTCCGTCAAGGTAAGTTCCGTGACGTGAAGCTGGCCAAGCAGCAAGCCGCGAAGCTCGAGAACATGTTCGAGCAGATGGCCGAAGGCGAAATCAAGAACCTGCCGCTCATCGTCAAGACCGATGTGCAGGGTTCGCAAGAGGCACTGGTCGGTTCGCTGCAGAAGCTGTCGACCTCGGAAGTGCGGGTCCAGATCGTGCACGCAGCGGTCGGCGGCATCACCGAGTCGGACGTCAACCTGGCAACCGCGTCGAAGGCAGTCATCATCGGCTTCAACGCCCGTGCCGACGCCCAGGCGCGCAAGCTGGCCGAGTCGAACGGCGTGGACATTCGTTACTACAGCATCATTTACGATGCAATCGACGAAGTCCGTACCGCGCTGTCGGGCATGCTGGCGCCAGAA
The sequence above is a segment of the Oxalobacteraceae sp. CFBP 8761 genome. Coding sequences within it:
- the infB gene encoding translation initiation factor IF-2, translated to MASNNVAQFATELKMPADLLLTQLRSAGVEKSSTSDPLSKDDKDKLLNHLRRTHGASDTGEKKKITVTRKETSEIKQADSSGKSRTIQVEVRKKRTFVQRDDLVTTKAPEEPVVDVAEQARREEEAARQNEAIARQEADLREKQERLIKLEAEEKAQAQAAQEQAKRDAAEQAKRDAAEKSAAAAVAAGAAKEAAAGAKEAAAGAAADESAKRAAEEVKARNEAASKEAAERVAATERARKAVADEVAQIKLMMSQPRRVIKAPEPAPKPVVAPAAPAGTLHKPADKKPGEVKKDDAKKPGDKKSIKSANVSSTWSDDAKKRGGPSVKTRGGAGSSTGGRDGWRAGGGRGGRRGHDDRETNFQAPTEAIVRDVHVPETITVAELAHKMAIKASEVIKQLMKLGQMCTMNQVLDQETAMILVEEMGHKAFAAAEDDPEALLADNGEHAEFESTSRAPVVTVMGHVDHGKTSLLDYIRRAKVASGEAGGITQHIGAYHVDTPRGMITFLDTPGHEAFTAMRARGAKATDIVILVVAADDGVMPQTKEAIAHAKAAGVPLVVAINKIDKPGANTDRVTQELVAEGVVPEEYGGESPFVPVSAKIGTGIDDLLEQVLLQAEVLELKAPTEAPARGLVVEARLDKGRGPVATILVQSGTLKRGDVVLAGSSFGRVRAMLDENGKAVTSAGPSIPVEIQGLTEVPTAGEEVMVMADERKAREIALFRQGKFRDVKLAKQQAAKLENMFEQMAEGEIKNLPLIVKTDVQGSQEALVGSLQKLSTSEVRVQIVHAAVGGITESDVNLATASKAVIIGFNARADAQARKLAESNGVDIRYYSIIYDAIDEVRTALSGMLAPEKRETITGQVEIRQVILVSKVGAIAGCLVTDGVVKRSSSVRLLRNNIVLWTGEIDSLKRFKDDAKEVRAGLECGLSLKGQNEIQVGDVLEVFEVTEVARTL